Proteins found in one Corynebacterium sanguinis genomic segment:
- a CDS encoding glycosyltransferase family 87 protein, with amino-acid sequence MKSHLLTFVTALAAVVSVAATVILMRATDFPVDVIIYREGARAFLEGRPVYSEPMYAADVALPFIYPPFGALVLTPLATVSWLSDDALGNVVIAISAAALLLCVYFVLCAVTRGRLGTRQFIALVAVAWAFGVCIEPMRLNAMYAQINVVIMTLVVLDVVPRKRWLPQGSLIGIAAAIKITPLAMLLFFLLRRDVRAILVAGASGLIATVVAALVRWDATREFFGATLLSMGTTSEFGVDTTYQSNSSLKGMVMRFYPSGESLAAHGLSSNLIWAGLSVATVVLGGWLMVTLIRRGMLIDAALANAVIMLLISPVSWSHHWVWLALILPVAWWRCATVLKWPVFLTAVVAVFTVTVIGVPPKWWFGDAIAVHELPLWAKILVSDYVWLGIALLAAWAAALRGVPELGERVDAGAEPPHQRGGGDAESGENPGRGERAARPAAS; translated from the coding sequence GTGAAATCCCACCTGCTCACTTTTGTCACGGCCCTCGCCGCGGTGGTCAGCGTCGCGGCGACGGTCATCCTGATGCGAGCGACCGATTTTCCGGTCGACGTGATCATCTACCGGGAGGGCGCCCGCGCCTTCCTCGAGGGCCGTCCGGTGTACTCCGAGCCGATGTACGCCGCCGACGTGGCGCTGCCGTTCATTTACCCGCCGTTCGGCGCGCTCGTGCTCACCCCGCTGGCGACGGTCAGCTGGCTTTCCGACGACGCCTTGGGCAACGTCGTCATCGCGATTTCCGCGGCTGCCCTGCTGCTTTGCGTGTACTTTGTGCTTTGCGCAGTCACCCGCGGCCGCCTTGGCACCCGCCAGTTCATCGCGCTGGTTGCCGTGGCCTGGGCGTTCGGCGTGTGCATCGAACCTATGCGCTTAAACGCCATGTACGCCCAGATCAACGTGGTCATCATGACGCTCGTCGTGCTCGACGTGGTGCCGCGCAAGCGCTGGCTGCCGCAGGGCTCGCTGATTGGCATCGCCGCGGCGATCAAGATCACGCCGCTGGCCATGCTGCTGTTCTTCCTCCTGCGCCGCGATGTGCGCGCGATCCTCGTCGCCGGCGCCTCGGGCCTGATTGCCACGGTGGTCGCCGCCCTCGTGCGCTGGGACGCGACACGCGAGTTCTTCGGTGCGACCCTGCTGAGCATGGGCACGACCTCGGAATTCGGAGTGGATACGACGTATCAGTCCAACAGCTCACTCAAGGGTATGGTGATGCGCTTCTACCCCAGCGGAGAATCGCTCGCCGCGCACGGGTTGTCATCCAACCTAATCTGGGCGGGCCTGAGCGTGGCCACGGTCGTGCTCGGCGGGTGGCTCATGGTCACGCTCATTCGCCGCGGCATGCTTATCGACGCCGCCCTGGCCAACGCCGTGATCATGCTGCTGATCTCGCCGGTGTCGTGGTCGCACCACTGGGTCTGGCTGGCGTTGATTTTGCCCGTGGCGTGGTGGCGCTGCGCCACCGTTTTGAAGTGGCCCGTGTTCCTCACCGCCGTGGTGGCGGTGTTCACGGTCACCGTCATCGGGGTGCCGCCGAAGTGGTGGTTCGGCGACGCAATCGCGGTACACGAGCTGCCCCTGTGGGCGAAAATCCTGGTCTCCGACTACGTCTGGCTCGGCATAGCGCTGCTGGCCGCGTGGGCGGCGGCGCTACGCGGTGTGCCTGAGCTAGGCGAACGGGTTGATGCCGGTGCCGAACCACCACATCAGCGCGGCGGCGGCGATGCCGAGAGCGGCGAAAATCCAGGACGAGGCGAGCGGGCGGCGCGCCCAGCCGCGTCCTGA
- a CDS encoding mechanosensitive ion channel domain-containing protein, whose protein sequence is MPYAYIAEEAWRWVANTGINLALLIILAMLVPRAGRFANRVAERRADAQADNDEAKSQLAIAGVGIYIAQAIAFFLILVFFLQEVGFSLAGAAIPATVVSAAIGFGAQNIIADFLAGFFVLTEKQYGVGDFVTFEGNGIEVSGNVIQITMRATQIRTMEQSTISIPNSTARICINQSNYWASAVVVIPVPLLGSTSADEAVARSESAARRALNRADIRPKLLDDLTVHPAVDINPPATVGMPWTLDMRFIVRVEPLAQWMVERAIRLSVLNEFWEEYGSATTIEGTRLDHVVDHTEQFNSVDRYPPTEYMSPVSPLSTQRSDHDDLTPADPDEDPATDVLADDEKAMPRMAFGGALRLSTALLIGAFIILLIIRGLTLDPDGEDTGSGWLAPPPETPTSETEDPVEDSPTRAPAPAPTQTPTQSPAPAPSTAQPTAPRTPTPSPAETSTQGEPTQPPAPGVTEGASISEAPPAEAGNPLG, encoded by the coding sequence ATGCCGTACGCCTACATCGCCGAAGAAGCCTGGCGCTGGGTCGCCAACACCGGAATCAACCTCGCACTGCTGATTATCCTCGCGATGCTTGTGCCCCGCGCGGGCCGCTTCGCCAACCGGGTCGCTGAACGACGCGCCGACGCCCAAGCGGATAACGACGAGGCGAAAAGCCAGCTGGCCATCGCCGGTGTGGGCATCTATATCGCGCAGGCGATCGCGTTCTTCCTCATCCTGGTCTTCTTCCTGCAAGAGGTCGGGTTCTCGCTTGCCGGCGCAGCGATCCCGGCGACCGTGGTCTCGGCCGCAATCGGTTTCGGCGCGCAGAACATCATCGCCGACTTCCTCGCCGGGTTTTTCGTCCTGACGGAAAAGCAGTACGGTGTGGGCGACTTCGTCACCTTTGAAGGCAACGGGATCGAGGTCTCCGGCAACGTCATCCAGATCACGATGCGCGCGACCCAGATCCGCACGATGGAGCAATCGACGATCAGCATCCCCAACTCGACCGCGCGCATCTGCATCAACCAATCCAACTACTGGGCCTCCGCGGTGGTCGTCATCCCGGTCCCGCTGCTCGGCTCGACCAGCGCCGACGAGGCCGTCGCGCGCTCGGAATCGGCCGCCCGCCGCGCGCTGAACCGGGCGGATATTCGCCCCAAGCTTCTCGACGACCTCACGGTGCACCCCGCCGTGGACATCAACCCTCCTGCCACTGTGGGTATGCCGTGGACGCTGGACATGCGCTTCATCGTCCGCGTCGAGCCGTTGGCGCAGTGGATGGTCGAGCGCGCGATCCGCCTGTCGGTTCTCAACGAGTTCTGGGAGGAGTACGGCTCAGCCACCACCATCGAGGGCACTCGCCTCGACCACGTCGTGGACCACACCGAGCAGTTCAACAGTGTTGACCGCTACCCACCCACCGAGTACATGTCCCCGGTCAGCCCACTGAGCACCCAGCGCAGCGACCACGACGACCTCACCCCCGCCGATCCTGACGAGGACCCGGCGACCGACGTGCTCGCCGACGACGAAAAGGCCATGCCGCGCATGGCGTTCGGCGGGGCACTGCGCTTGTCGACGGCCCTCCTCATCGGCGCCTTCATTATCCTGCTCATTATCCGCGGCCTCACGCTCGACCCTGACGGCGAGGACACCGGCAGCGGCTGGCTCGCACCGCCGCCGGAAACCCCCACCTCCGAGACCGAGGATCCGGTCGAGGACTCGCCGACCCGGGCGCCCGCCCCCGCGCCGACCCAGACGCCGACACAGTCGCCGGCTCCGGCACCCAGCACGGCACAGCCGACGGCGCCTCGGACTCCGACTCCGTCGCCCGCAGAAACCAGTACCCAGGGCGAGCCCACGCAGCCGCCAGCCCCGGGCGTGACGGAAGGGGCGTCGATTAGCGAAGCTCCCCCTGCCGAGGCCGGAAACCCACTTGGCTAG
- a CDS encoding acetolactate synthase large subunit: protein MAASKKPSPKARKPEEVSPERMTGADAVVRSLEALGTDIVFGLPGGAVLPLYESLFAAEKLRHVLVRHEQGAGHAATGYAQASGKVGVCIATSGPGATNLVTAIADAYLDSVPILAITGQVGSPLIGTDAFQEADIRGITMPITKHNVMVRSADEIPAAIAEAHHIASTGRPGPVLVDIPKDVQNEEFDFSWPPVLDLPGYKPNTKPHSRQIVQAARMIAQAERPVLYIGGGVLKAEAHEELLAFANETGVPVVTTLMALGVFPQSHPLYMGMPGMHGSVPAVGALQESDLLIAIGTRFDDRVTGDTDTFAPEAKTIHADIDPAEVGKIREVDVPIVGDAKRVLSQLTDAFKDGKASTPRIGAWIERLNELKERFPRGYDPQSDGSLSPQYVIETLSAEVGPDAIYVAGVGQHQMWSAQFIDFEKPRTWLNSGGLGTMGYAIPAALGAKAGAPDKEVWAIDGDGCFQMTNQEITTAAMEGFPFKVALINNGNLGMVRQWQTLFYGGHYSHTKLGGEVYVPDFVKLSDALGAEAIRVTTEEEVLPAIKRAREINDRPVVIEFIVGEDAQVWPMISAGSSNSDIQYAMNIRPFFDLEESAGEAPEDIDDVVEIETEKGN from the coding sequence GTGGCAGCTTCCAAAAAGCCCTCACCCAAGGCCCGCAAACCCGAAGAGGTCTCGCCGGAGCGTATGACCGGTGCGGACGCTGTCGTCCGCAGCCTGGAAGCGCTGGGCACTGACATCGTCTTCGGCTTGCCGGGCGGCGCCGTCCTTCCTTTGTACGAGTCCCTGTTTGCCGCCGAGAAGCTGCGCCACGTCCTCGTGCGCCACGAGCAAGGAGCAGGCCACGCCGCGACGGGTTACGCCCAGGCTTCCGGCAAGGTCGGCGTGTGCATCGCCACCTCAGGTCCCGGTGCGACCAACCTGGTCACCGCGATTGCCGACGCTTACCTTGACTCCGTCCCGATCCTGGCGATTACCGGCCAGGTCGGCTCGCCGCTGATCGGCACCGACGCCTTCCAGGAGGCGGATATTCGCGGCATCACCATGCCGATTACCAAGCACAACGTGATGGTGCGCAGCGCCGACGAGATCCCGGCGGCGATCGCGGAGGCGCACCACATCGCCTCGACGGGCCGTCCGGGCCCGGTGCTGGTGGACATTCCGAAGGACGTCCAGAACGAGGAGTTCGACTTCTCCTGGCCGCCGGTCCTGGATCTGCCCGGCTACAAGCCGAACACCAAGCCGCACTCCCGCCAAATCGTCCAGGCCGCGCGCATGATCGCCCAGGCCGAGCGCCCGGTGCTCTACATCGGCGGCGGCGTGCTCAAGGCGGAGGCCCACGAGGAGCTGCTCGCGTTTGCCAACGAGACCGGCGTTCCCGTGGTGACCACGCTGATGGCGCTCGGCGTCTTCCCGCAGTCCCACCCGCTGTACATGGGCATGCCGGGCATGCACGGCTCCGTCCCCGCGGTCGGCGCCCTGCAGGAGTCCGACTTGCTCATCGCCATTGGCACGCGTTTCGACGACCGCGTCACCGGCGACACCGACACCTTCGCCCCTGAGGCGAAGACGATCCACGCCGACATCGACCCCGCCGAGGTGGGCAAGATCCGCGAGGTCGACGTCCCGATCGTCGGTGACGCGAAGCGAGTCCTGTCGCAGCTGACCGACGCGTTCAAGGACGGCAAGGCGTCCACGCCGAGGATCGGCGCCTGGATTGAGCGTCTTAACGAGCTCAAGGAGCGCTTCCCGCGCGGCTACGACCCGCAGTCGGACGGCTCCCTGTCGCCGCAGTACGTCATTGAGACCCTCTCGGCTGAGGTTGGCCCGGACGCGATCTACGTCGCTGGCGTTGGCCAGCACCAGATGTGGTCGGCGCAGTTCATTGACTTCGAAAAGCCGCGCACGTGGCTGAACTCGGGTGGTCTGGGCACGATGGGCTACGCCATCCCGGCGGCCCTTGGCGCGAAGGCCGGAGCTCCGGACAAGGAGGTCTGGGCGATTGACGGCGACGGCTGCTTCCAGATGACCAACCAGGAAATCACCACAGCTGCGATGGAGGGCTTCCCGTTCAAGGTCGCCCTGATCAACAACGGCAACCTGGGCATGGTCCGCCAGTGGCAGACGCTGTTCTACGGGGGCCACTACTCGCACACGAAGCTCGGCGGCGAGGTCTACGTCCCGGACTTTGTCAAGCTCTCCGACGCGCTCGGCGCGGAAGCAATCCGCGTGACCACGGAGGAGGAGGTTCTCCCGGCGATTAAGCGCGCGCGCGAAATCAACGACCGCCCCGTGGTCATCGAGTTCATCGTGGGTGAGGACGCGCAGGTGTGGCCGATGATCTCGGCGGGTTCGTCCAACTCCGATATCCAGTACGCGATGAACATCCGCCCGTTCTTCGACCTCGAGGAGTCCGCGGGCGAGGCGCCCGAAGACATCGACGATGTCGTTGAGATCGAGACCGAGAAGGGAAACTGA
- a CDS encoding YkvI family membrane protein, producing MRRAVKVALAFVGLLVGAGFASGQETIQYFLAFGYWGIVGTIVAGLVIVLVGTTLFQLGSYFLADDHSAVFKSVSHPVVARFMDVSTMITLFAIGFVMVAGAGSNLEQQFGFPTWAGAAIMTVALLASGFLDIDRLTNVISSITPFLILAVLGALVVTILNMPDNFSAINELAMQNAPASGVGNNWLLSALNYAAMCTIVAVSMILVIAGSQLNPREAGIGGLIGGIIFSTLQVILAFIIFANIEDVFGADLPLLMVFDNMHPAVGVVVALVIYLMIYNTAVGMFYAMARRMSATNHSRFRPIYFAVVLIGFALSFIGFADLLGWVYPILGYLGMVLIAVMVFVWFRDRTLIKNETQRRERLAALTEKALDPTERDLTDNQRAEVEELAAQSHVEENTLWQSVQEEVAATLDADPASEFSLEETPTLDPESKEYEGAPEPTTDAPIDWRAYDEVYKTGSFPAVRPADKAGQGD from the coding sequence ATGAGAAGAGCAGTCAAGGTCGCGCTCGCGTTCGTCGGCCTCCTCGTTGGCGCGGGATTTGCGTCCGGACAGGAAACAATCCAGTATTTCCTCGCGTTCGGCTACTGGGGAATCGTCGGCACGATCGTGGCCGGCTTGGTCATCGTGCTTGTGGGTACGACACTCTTCCAGCTCGGCTCTTACTTCCTGGCCGACGACCACAGCGCCGTGTTCAAGTCGGTCTCCCACCCCGTGGTCGCGCGGTTCATGGATGTCTCCACGATGATCACCCTGTTCGCCATCGGCTTCGTCATGGTCGCGGGCGCGGGCTCCAACCTGGAGCAGCAGTTTGGCTTTCCGACGTGGGCCGGCGCGGCAATCATGACCGTTGCGCTCCTCGCCTCCGGGTTCCTCGACATCGACCGGTTGACCAACGTGATCTCGTCGATCACGCCGTTTCTCATCCTCGCCGTTCTCGGCGCGCTGGTTGTGACCATCCTCAACATGCCCGATAACTTCTCCGCGATCAACGAGCTCGCGATGCAGAACGCACCCGCCTCGGGTGTGGGCAACAACTGGCTGCTGTCCGCTCTGAACTACGCCGCCATGTGCACCATCGTCGCGGTCTCCATGATCCTGGTCATTGCGGGCTCGCAGCTCAACCCGCGCGAGGCGGGCATCGGCGGACTGATTGGTGGCATCATTTTTTCCACGCTGCAGGTGATCTTGGCGTTTATCATCTTCGCCAACATTGAGGACGTCTTCGGTGCAGACCTGCCACTGCTGATGGTGTTTGACAACATGCACCCGGCCGTCGGCGTGGTGGTCGCGCTGGTGATCTACCTGATGATTTACAACACCGCCGTCGGCATGTTCTACGCCATGGCGCGACGGATGTCCGCCACGAACCACAGCCGCTTCCGCCCGATCTACTTCGCCGTGGTGCTGATCGGCTTCGCCCTGTCCTTCATCGGCTTCGCGGACCTGCTCGGCTGGGTCTACCCCATCTTGGGCTACCTCGGCATGGTGCTTATCGCGGTGATGGTCTTCGTGTGGTTCAGGGACCGCACGCTAATCAAGAACGAAACGCAGCGCCGCGAGCGCCTCGCCGCCCTAACAGAGAAGGCGCTGGACCCGACCGAGCGCGACCTCACTGACAACCAGCGCGCGGAGGTGGAAGAGCTCGCCGCTCAGTCGCACGTTGAGGAGAACACGCTGTGGCAGTCGGTGCAGGAAGAGGTCGCGGCAACTCTGGATGCCGATCCTGCGAGTGAGTTCTCGCTGGAGGAGACCCCCACCCTTGACCCTGAGTCCAAGGAATACGAAGGCGCGCCCGAGCCGACCACCGACGCCCCCATCGATTGGAGGGCCTACGACGAGGTGTACAAGACCGGCAGCTTCCCCGCCGTGCGCCCGGCCGATAAGGCCGGGCAGGGCGACTAG
- a CDS encoding DoxX family protein produces MTNNNFHDVTPDDFNGFEDVPTYAEGGSTSRIRPANTSDIYQRTGKAAPTEVFPSSISQPTEMIEPDYAAMPAPVAEPAYIEPAYVEEPVATAVDARRGTIDLGLLLLRFVLGGYLIFSAIQTFFQLGASQGIAGLEAQFGAYAYGNALAVIVPTLELAAGVFIVLGLLSPVASMVAIAVTGFMAAHTAANTGTGFNPVAWGADVWLAVILLGVALAHQFTGPGFYAVDSGRGWARRPLASSWIFAALGIAAAALMWWFGTGINPFA; encoded by the coding sequence ATGACGAACAACAACTTCCACGACGTCACGCCCGACGACTTCAATGGTTTCGAAGACGTCCCCACCTACGCCGAAGGCGGCTCCACCTCGCGGATCCGCCCAGCCAACACCAGCGACATCTACCAGCGCACCGGCAAGGCAGCACCGACGGAGGTGTTCCCCTCATCCATAAGCCAGCCGACCGAGATGATCGAGCCGGACTACGCGGCAATGCCCGCGCCCGTCGCGGAGCCCGCCTACATTGAGCCGGCCTACGTCGAAGAACCCGTCGCCACCGCGGTCGACGCACGCCGCGGCACAATCGACCTCGGGCTTCTGCTCCTGCGTTTTGTACTCGGCGGCTACCTGATCTTCTCCGCCATCCAGACGTTCTTCCAGCTCGGCGCCTCCCAGGGCATCGCTGGCCTGGAAGCGCAGTTCGGCGCCTACGCCTACGGCAACGCGCTTGCCGTCATCGTTCCTACCCTGGAGCTCGCCGCGGGCGTGTTCATCGTTCTAGGCCTGCTCAGCCCCGTCGCCTCGATGGTGGCGATCGCCGTCACCGGCTTCATGGCCGCCCACACCGCGGCCAACACCGGGACGGGGTTCAACCCCGTAGCGTGGGGAGCTGACGTGTGGCTCGCCGTGATCCTGCTCGGCGTCGCCCTCGCGCACCAGTTCACCGGGCCCGGCTTCTACGCTGTGGACTCAGGACGCGGCTGGGCGCGCCGCCCGCTCGCCTCGTCCTGGATTTTCGCCGCTCTCGGCATCGCCGCCGCCGCGCTGATGTGGTGGTTCGGCACCGGCATCAACCCGTTCGCCTAG
- the ilvD gene encoding dihydroxy-acid dehydratase — MIPLRSRVTTVGRQAAGARALWRATGTGEKEFGKPIVAIVNSYTQFVPGHVHLKNVGDIVAEAVRAAGGVPKEFNTIAVDDGIAMGHSGMLYSLPSREIISDSVEYMINAHTVDAMVCISNCDKITPGMLNAAMRLNIPAVFVSGGPMEAGKAFSVGGVTKPKSDLIDAISLSANDAVSDSELESIANAACPTCGSCSGMFTANSMNCLTEALGLSLPGNGTTLATHTARRALFEKAGEAIVKLCDRYYGEGDESVLPRSVATVDAFRNAMALDMAMGGSTNTILHILAAAQEGEVDFSLHDIDELSHSIPCLSKVAPNGEAHVEDVHRAGGIPAILGELNRAGLLNKNVHTVAYPSLDKWLADWDIRAESPLPEAIELYHAAPGGKRTTEAFSQSARWESLDTDSANGVIHDVEHSFTSDGGLVVLRGNIAPDGAILKTAGVEEGLWEFSGPARVLDSQEQAVSVILNREVQEGEVIVIRYEGPAGGPGMQEMLHPTSFLKGAGLGTKCALITDGRFSGGTSGLSIGHISPEAAHGGLIGLVENGDTISISVSNREIRLDVDEEVIAERRSMMEASERPWTPNRTREVTKALRAYAKMATSADKGAVRQVD; from the coding sequence GTGATCCCCTTACGCTCACGAGTTACCACCGTCGGCCGGCAGGCCGCCGGAGCACGCGCGCTGTGGCGCGCGACCGGCACCGGCGAGAAGGAATTCGGCAAGCCGATCGTGGCCATCGTTAACTCCTACACCCAGTTCGTCCCCGGCCACGTTCACCTGAAAAACGTCGGTGACATCGTCGCCGAGGCCGTCCGCGCTGCCGGTGGCGTGCCTAAGGAGTTCAACACCATCGCGGTCGACGACGGCATCGCGATGGGCCACTCCGGCATGCTGTACTCCCTGCCCTCGCGCGAGATCATCTCCGACTCCGTCGAGTACATGATCAACGCCCACACCGTCGACGCGATGGTGTGTATCTCCAACTGCGACAAGATCACCCCCGGCATGCTCAACGCCGCGATGCGCTTAAACATCCCGGCCGTGTTCGTCTCCGGCGGGCCGATGGAGGCCGGCAAGGCGTTCTCGGTCGGCGGCGTGACCAAGCCGAAGTCCGACCTGATCGACGCGATCTCCCTGTCCGCCAACGACGCCGTCTCCGACTCCGAGCTCGAGTCGATCGCCAACGCGGCCTGTCCGACCTGTGGTTCGTGCTCCGGCATGTTCACCGCGAACTCGATGAACTGCCTCACCGAGGCCCTCGGTTTGTCTCTGCCGGGCAATGGCACCACGCTGGCCACCCACACGGCGCGCCGCGCCCTGTTTGAGAAGGCCGGCGAGGCCATTGTGAAGCTGTGCGACCGCTACTACGGCGAGGGCGACGAGTCGGTCCTGCCGCGCTCGGTTGCCACCGTCGACGCGTTCCGCAACGCGATGGCGCTGGACATGGCTATGGGCGGCTCGACAAACACCATCTTGCACATCCTCGCCGCCGCCCAGGAGGGCGAGGTGGACTTCAGCCTCCACGACATCGACGAGCTCTCCCACTCAATCCCCTGCTTGTCCAAAGTCGCCCCGAACGGCGAGGCGCACGTCGAGGACGTTCACCGCGCCGGCGGCATCCCCGCGATCCTCGGCGAGCTCAACCGGGCCGGGCTGCTGAACAAGAATGTTCACACCGTGGCCTACCCCTCGCTGGACAAGTGGCTAGCGGACTGGGACATCCGCGCCGAGTCCCCCCTGCCCGAGGCCATCGAGCTCTACCACGCCGCGCCCGGCGGCAAGCGCACCACCGAGGCGTTTTCGCAGTCTGCGCGCTGGGAGTCGCTGGACACGGACTCCGCCAATGGCGTGATCCACGACGTCGAGCACAGCTTCACCTCCGACGGCGGCCTCGTCGTCCTGCGCGGCAACATCGCCCCCGACGGTGCGATCCTAAAGACCGCGGGCGTCGAGGAGGGCCTGTGGGAGTTCAGTGGCCCCGCCCGCGTTCTCGATTCCCAGGAGCAGGCGGTCTCCGTCATCCTCAACCGCGAGGTCCAGGAGGGCGAGGTCATCGTCATCCGTTACGAGGGCCCCGCGGGTGGTCCGGGCATGCAGGAGATGCTGCACCCGACGTCCTTCCTCAAGGGCGCGGGTCTGGGCACGAAGTGCGCCCTGATCACGGACGGTCGCTTCTCTGGCGGCACCTCGGGGCTGTCCATCGGGCACATCTCCCCGGAGGCCGCGCACGGTGGCTTGATCGGCCTTGTGGAAAACGGCGACACCATCAGCATCTCGGTGTCCAACCGCGAGATCCGTCTGGACGTCGATGAGGAGGTCATCGCCGAGCGCCGCTCGATGATGGAGGCGTCCGAGCGCCCGTGGACGCCGAACCGCACCCGCGAGGTGACCAAGGCGCTGCGCGCCTACGCCAAGATGGCAACCTCCGCCGACAAGGGCGCTGTCCGACAGGTGGACTAG
- a CDS encoding glutathione S-transferase family protein: protein MDKSQWKNAPQNASTDGAFERDTTYIEDRIVADVDKQHTGKGELWPVESGRYRLMAARACPWAHRTIIARRLLGLEDAISLGLAGPTHDADSWVFDVDPGEKDPVTGLHKLKEAYENRFPDYPKGITVPAIVEVGTNKVVTNWFKQIPVDFNNEWTEFHREGTPDLYPEALREETDQVSNRVYKYVNNDVYRCGFAASQDAYEEAYYELWENMDWLEERLGQQRYLVGNQITLADIYLYPTLVRFDPVYYGHFKASRTKIAEMPNLRGYLQELFQLPGFGDTTDFTEIKQHYYITHAEVNPTGVVPLGPELGWLVEQHDRNRFGGSPYAEGVTAPRPVREGEEVKNPEPFQL, encoded by the coding sequence ATGGATAAGTCACAGTGGAAAAACGCACCCCAGAACGCCTCGACCGACGGCGCCTTCGAGCGCGACACGACCTATATCGAGGACCGCATTGTCGCGGACGTCGATAAGCAGCATACCGGAAAGGGCGAGCTCTGGCCCGTCGAATCCGGCCGCTACCGCCTCATGGCCGCGCGAGCCTGCCCCTGGGCCCACCGCACGATCATCGCGCGCCGCCTGCTCGGGCTTGAAGACGCCATCTCGCTCGGGCTGGCCGGGCCGACCCACGACGCGGACTCGTGGGTTTTCGATGTCGACCCGGGCGAGAAGGACCCGGTCACGGGCCTGCACAAGCTCAAGGAGGCCTACGAGAACCGCTTTCCCGACTACCCCAAGGGCATCACCGTGCCCGCCATCGTGGAGGTTGGCACGAACAAGGTGGTTACCAACTGGTTTAAGCAGATCCCCGTCGACTTCAACAACGAGTGGACAGAGTTCCACCGCGAGGGCACGCCCGACCTCTACCCGGAAGCGCTGCGCGAGGAGACCGACCAGGTGTCCAACCGGGTATATAAGTACGTCAACAACGACGTCTACCGCTGCGGGTTCGCGGCCTCGCAAGACGCCTACGAGGAGGCCTACTACGAGCTGTGGGAGAACATGGACTGGCTGGAAGAACGCTTAGGCCAGCAGCGCTACCTCGTGGGCAACCAGATCACGCTGGCTGACATCTACCTCTACCCCACCCTCGTGCGCTTCGACCCCGTCTACTACGGCCACTTCAAGGCGTCGCGCACCAAGATCGCGGAGATGCCCAACCTGCGCGGCTACCTCCAGGAGTTGTTCCAGCTTCCCGGGTTCGGAGACACCACCGACTTCACCGAGATCAAGCAGCATTACTACATCACGCACGCCGAGGTGAACCCCACCGGCGTGGTCCCGCTCGGCCCCGAGCTCGGCTGGCTGGTGGAGCAGCACGACCGCAACCGCTTTGGCGGCTCCCCCTACGCCGAGGGGGTTACCGCGCCCCGCCCGGTGCGCGAGGGCGAGGAAGTCAAAAACCCGGAGCCCTTCCAGCTCTAG
- a CDS encoding PH domain-containing protein, producing the protein MTDSPQVFRPSREHVLAIALMTGIALIGIAWAPLILGWLLIIPAAYLVWVFGSATKVDGSGIAVKYPVRPNATIAWEDLSGIAFKGARALATTTSGKEYPMPGVTFNSIPELALASGGRIQDVITASAEAADGKYEVIDREGRKVLLSREEYDEYLRDHPTTPGPRPDTTKE; encoded by the coding sequence ATGACTGATTCGCCCCAGGTTTTCCGCCCCTCCCGAGAACACGTGCTCGCCATCGCGCTGATGACGGGCATTGCGCTGATCGGGATTGCCTGGGCCCCGCTGATTCTCGGCTGGCTGCTGATCATCCCGGCCGCGTACCTCGTCTGGGTCTTTGGATCCGCGACGAAGGTGGACGGCTCGGGCATCGCGGTGAAGTACCCGGTGCGCCCCAACGCCACGATCGCGTGGGAGGACCTATCCGGTATCGCGTTCAAGGGCGCCAGGGCGCTGGCCACCACAACGAGCGGCAAGGAATATCCGATGCCCGGTGTAACGTTTAACTCTATACCCGAGCTTGCTCTGGCTTCCGGGGGTCGCATCCAGGATGTCATCACCGCCTCCGCGGAGGCCGCCGACGGCAAGTACGAGGTCATCGACCGCGAAGGCCGCAAGGTACTTCTCAGCCGCGAGGAGTATGACGAGTACCTGCGCGATCACCCGACCACACCGGGCCCCCGGCCCGACACCACAAAGGAGTAA